Part of the Musa acuminata AAA Group cultivar baxijiao chromosome BXJ3-10, Cavendish_Baxijiao_AAA, whole genome shotgun sequence genome, TGGTTATCATAagcagaagaaaaaaataaaggaaaagaaTTAAGATATCTTCCTTGAATAAATGGGGGAAAAAAGGATGCAGTACCTCagaaacatcatcatcaaatgCTTTATCTGAATGTGCAGGAGATGTCAACGAATCTGTAGTTCCTTTCAAGATCTTCATTTCCCTTTCCCTGTTACCCTCCATCAGAGCTGCCTCCAGCAGAGCCTTCGTCTCTGAATCAAGTTCACTGATGAACTTCAGTGCAGAAGGCCAAACCAGAGGCTCTGCTGCAGATGGGTTCAATAGAGCTGCACATTCTCCATGATTCTGCTTCAGTGCAACCTCATACGGCATTCTCCTGTAAATCCAAGTGCCAACAAAGAAAAAGGACATTATGCAGCCGCATTGAGATGATAAATCGCAAACAAATTAATGAACAAGTCGGTATATCCAATCACCCTACCGATCTTTAGTCCCAGTACAAGAAATTTTTCCGACAAAGATGGCGACTAGAACGCACATTAGAGAAACTAAAAGGATGCTGAATTGAAAAATGACATTTTCGTAATGCTTGAGCCAACAAAAGATTTCCTAATAGCTTATCCAAAGTATTTGATAGCATAGGAGTAGAAAATTGCTGAGGAATATCAAAAGCTGCACCTAGATCTGTGAATTGCAACAAATAAAAACCAGTTGATCGAAGCTCCTGGACACTAACGAGCTTGGATGGAATCATCTACACTAATTTCATCCTCCCAGCAACTTGCACAAACCCTAAGTTATGATCAAGCAACTCCAAGCTCGGAGCAGAAACAATGTGCAAGCCGAGACACATCCTTACCCAGATGAATCCCGTTGAAGCCGATCAGCACCGCGTGCAAGCAACTCCCTGATGCAATCCAAGCTTCCCCCCCGAGCTGCCAAGTGCAGAGGGGTGCTCCCAGGAAAGCTGCAATTTGGGATCTCTTAAGCTCACAGCTAAGTCACAATCTCCAGACTTGGAACTAACACCAAAGGCATGTGTGTGATGGAGAAAGAGTCAGTCACAGCATAAACTTACCCATATCGGCCAGTCGAAGCACAGACGAGAGCGCCATTGTCTACCAGAATATGGACGCAGCTGGGCCTTTTTTGCCTCGCCGCGAGGTGCAACGGCGTCGCTccggtgccatcactcacgtttaCAAACCGGGCAAATCCCCTGTCAGTccacaaaaagaagaagaagaagctaaacCTTGACTCATTCAACCACAGTCACGCCATGAATCGGTGGATCTTTTAGAGCCCTACCAAGAACTTGCAACATGTGTGGATTTGGCAGCCGACAGAATTGCTCGCAGACAATCGGAATGACCATAATAAGCAGCATGATGGAGGCAAGTTCTTCCATTTACCGAATCGAACATCAAGATCTATCCACACAGATAATGAGAGATCAATCCCAGCACAAAATCCAAGATTTCGGAGACGAGAGTAACAGCAAAAGGGAATCTTGAGAAGAAGACAGTAGCTCGGCTCACATTTGCTCCGGAATCGAGTAGCTTCTGCACGCACTCGATCTTTCCATGCATCGCGGCCAGCATCAATGGGGTCTGATTACGGAAACCAAATTCCATGAAAATGAAAAGATTTTTGAGTAGGAAGGAAGTAATTCATGACAAAACAATGTCTTTTTCTGGCCTCTTCACCTGTTTATCTCGATTCAAGACATCGGGGCTAACAGATCGATCCAAGATCATAGACAAAACCTGCAAACATATCGCACATCAGACCAAAAACCCAAGCATCGACCGATCCTCGCCAGAAGAAGCTCGGGCGGAGGGAAATGGGCTCACCTCAACGCGGCCATTGGCGGCGGCGATGTGGAGCGCGGAGAGGCGGTCGTAGATGGTGGTCCGGAGAAGCAGTGACGGGTCGTCCTTCAGGTAGGAGTCCACCGCCTGCAAGTCGCCGGCTTGGACTGCGGTGAAGAAGTCATGGTCGTAGCTCGAGCTGGCGCAGCTCAGTCCCTGGCCCATCCCCGCCCTGCCTCTCCGAGCTCCTCCGGTGGTCGATACGTGAGCTCTGGAGGTCTTCGGACTCCCACCGGAGCGCCGCGGCGCCGCCGGGGAAAGGGAGGCGAGCGTTGGAAGGGAAGGAGGGAAGCGGCTGAAGCGTCACGGCAGCGGTCTTCGCGTCTTTAAAATAATACTAACTTTTTATGCTGCTTTTATTATTTTACGGACCACAAAATGACGCAAACGCGGTCAATATTACAATAATTAAGTTCTATCTAAatacattaaaaataataaatattttcgaACTTCTAAATAATCATTTTATCATCTtaactttcaaaaatcttcttaaTAGCACTATCCTAATTGCACCTTCACTTGTTCTTGATCACTCAGACTTTAAAGCCTCATCATGGTTAGTCATATCCTCCCACGAAGGTATACCTGATCGAGTGAGAAGAATGGGTAATTTGTTATTACGAACCCGCTCACACGATTAGACGAGGAGAAGATGGAGGAGGCTAATGTTATCTATCAACTCGCACACAAAAGCACAAACGATCAGAGAAGAGGGTCGACGTGCGAGGGGATAGTGGTAATTGAtatgagtaaaatattttttttcaaacttaCGATACTTTAATCGAAAAGTCCAAAGTTATGAATTCTTTTTCAAGAATTCGCTACATTTACTTTACATAACTTCTCCTTCAATAAATCTTGATATTATTGACTCTaaacaaagaaagaaggaaatacTAGACATGATTGTTACGATGATAAAGCGAAGACGATCGATTGAGACGAAGATATCTTTTTAAAAGAAATACTATACAGagtatacaaaatttattttttaagaaataagaGAGGTTCTATTGatacaaattaaaaaaaagatgttattagaaaaaaaaaaagaggttaaaataggatttttttttttttgaagaatttgccgaattaaaaataagtcaggcAAATCATCGAGCAGTTCACGTGCAAGAGGAGTGAATCCCCCCCAATGGAGTCACGCACATTGAATGCTTTAACCACACTGACTCTGACATGTAGGTCACGAATCACCGGTCGTGGCAACCATTTATTGGAGATGGGCCTCACGAGGCTACGCCCCATCAATTTTTGACTCGGGTCGGTCTTCCCCTCCCATAAATAATTGACCGCGACGTTGGGCACAATGGGAAGACCTCATCGGGCATCGAGTCCCTTTGCTTCACGGTTTAACCCGACCATGATAAGTCGACTCGATCGGTTCGAGTTTGACCAATTTTGACCGCGGAACGACGTGGAATCAAGTAATGGAACCCAATGTGCGATGGCGTCACGAACACATACTCGGACCAAATCTAATTAGGGTCGCAGTCCGAGGGAAAGGGCATTTCCGTAAATAATTTTGTCTCGGGCAATGTTTTAGCTCTCGCATAGCGCCTTCATTAGGCATCATCCTACGCCATTAGGGTTCTTCGGCGGCCGGTAGTGTGTTCGGTTCGGTGGTACGCagcaattctttcttcttttttttttttttgggaaaagATTCTTTTGTTTGTGCAGTTAATGCAGCATTTGCTTCTTTGTCGACTGGAGTTTTTTAATGCGATGGTTAAAATCCTAACGCAAGGACCAAAAAGTGGGATCTTTCTCTCCAATTTTATTATTGAGAAAGAGATGTGGTTGGATCTGCCTTAATCTGCGATTTAGATCGTTTATCTCTCGACTTTTGATACTTATCCTTCTTGTTGTGTGATCGAAACAATGAAGGATCTTTGCTTAGTAACCCTGATGTTCTTCTGAACAGTAGGAAGCAATGGCTCCTCCGCAGCCGAACAGCGGTCTCTTTGTCGGGCTGAACAAAGGCCATATCGTCACCAAGCGGGAGCTGCTCCCTCGCCCTTCCAGCAGAAAAGGAGTATGAAtcttttgtattttttattttttattttccattTGCATACAGTCTGACTGATCTCTGCAAACTCGTGCAATGAAATGTGGAATTTGTGACTATCAGCTTTTGATGCATGAAACAACATTCTTAATGCATGAAACTACGCATTCTTTGTTTCATTTCAGTTTTGTTGTATGTTAATTTGGTACTTGATGGCTAAACAACATTTTTGATCCATGGGACTGTGCATTCTTTGTGCTATCCTATTTTTTATGTATGTTTAGATGATCTGAGTGAATCCTAAATTTGATCATGTGATAGTGTCAAGAAATCTATCTATTTCTTCTCCCCACCATGGGTCTGGTGCATGCTAATTGTTGTAGTTAAAAAACTTCATGTGGCTCTTATGAATCGATTTGGGTATAGTTATGATTTGTTTATTTAAGGGCTTTTGCATCCTGTACCATTCTCCGGTATTATATGATGAGGCTACATCGATAAAGAAAAGACATCTTTCTGAGTCTTTTACACCTTGATTTGTTGTGGCTCTTGTGAATTTTCGTGGATATATACGAAGAATCTGGGAAATTGTTCCTTGGAATTTCTTCTGAAACATTTCCCTTGTGAGGTTGACTAGATATAATTCAGCTTCCATGCAGCAAGAATATGCGTTCAAAGATTATCACAGTGAATCCTATTATATTGGATTGATTCGAGCGTGTTAGAGCAAAGTCtactgatttgaaaattattgttagTCATTCATTTTGGTTTTGAAAATTATTGAACCTTGGAAGTTTTGATTGTTAGCAAGTCCCATTGCCATTATAAGTTCCAAACTTGATGTTGTGCTTGGatgtttttatttatcatatgattttttatttttttcagaaGACGAGCAAAAGAGTGCATTTCGTGAG contains:
- the LOC135651988 gene encoding E3 ubiquitin-protein ligase XB3-like isoform X2, producing MGQGLSCASSSYDHDFFTAVQAGDLQAVDSYLKDDPSLLLRTTIYDRLSALHIAAANGRVEVLSMILDRSVSPDVLNRDKQTPLMLAAMHGKIECVQKLLDSGANILMFDSVNGRTCLHHAAYYGHSDCLRAILSAAKSTHVASSWGFARFVNVSDGTGATPLHLAARQKRPSCVHILVDNGALVCASTGRYGRMPYEVALKQNHGECAALLNPSAAEPLVWPSALKFISELDSETKALLEAALMEGNREREMKILKGTTDSLTSPAHSDKAFDDDVSEGSDAEFCSICFDRVCTIEVQDCRHQMCAQCTLAVCCHSKPNPTTLFLPSPACPFCRSSISRLVTTKARDTGDQNTTSKPRRFRHCSSEGSSSFKGLSSAVGSFGLMGCGSGRITDSSDMVDKL
- the LOC135651988 gene encoding E3 ubiquitin-protein ligase XB3-like isoform X1 gives rise to the protein MGQGLSCASSSYDHDFFTAVQAGDLQAVDSYLKDDPSLLLRTTIYDRLSALHIAAANGRVEVLSMILDRSVSPDVLNRDKQTPLMLAAMHGKIECVQKLLDSGANILMFDSVNGRTCLHHAAYYGHSDCLRAILSAAKSTHVASSWGFARFVNVSDGTGATPLHLAARQKRPSCVHILVDNGALVCASTGRYGFPGSTPLHLAARGGSLDCIRELLARGADRLQRDSSGRMPYEVALKQNHGECAALLNPSAAEPLVWPSALKFISELDSETKALLEAALMEGNREREMKILKGTTDSLTSPAHSDKAFDDDVSEGSDAEFCSICFDRVCTIEVQDCRHQMCAQCTLAVCCHSKPNPTTLFLPSPACPFCRSSISRLVTTKARDTGDQNTTSKPRRFRHCSSEGSSSFKGLSSAVGSFGLMGCGSGRITDSSDMVDKL